The sequence ATCGTCGCCGCCGAAGCCTTGGTTATCGAGCCCGGCCAGCGCCATGCGGTCGGGACCGGCTTCGCGATGGCGATTCCGGAAGGGTATGAGGTGCAGGTCCGCCCGCGCTCCGGGCTGGCACTCAAGCACGGCATCACTTGCCTCAACACCCCCGGCACCATCGACAGCGATTATCGCGGCGAAGTGAAGGTGATCTTGGCCAATCTTGGTGACGCACCCTTTACGATTGCGCGCGGAGACCGGATCGCACAGCTCGTGCCCGCGCCTGTCCAGCGCGCGGGACTCGAGGAGGTGGGGTCGCTCGACGAAACGGCACGGGGAAGCGGCGGCTTCGGCTCAACGGGCGTATGATAGCGGCATTGGCACTCATTGCGGGGCTTCAGGTCGCCGCGATCGATTGGGAGGCACTGCCGCCCCTTCCCTATCGCGCGCCGCCACTTGTCACCGCCGAGATGCACGGCTTTGTCGCTCGCGAGGCCAAGGCTGGCAGATGCCCGCACCCGGCGGGGGAGCTGCGTGTCGATGTCGCGGTACTGATCGACGAGGCCGGCGGTATCCGCACCACCGTGCCCCGCGCGATCCAGTGCGCGCCGGTCGAGCAATATGCCGCGGCACTGGTGGCCGGCTTCGCGCGGGGCAATTTACTGCCGCGGATGGCGACGGGCGAGCAATGGTACCGGACCAGCCTCACCTTCACGCTGCCCAAGTGACCTTGCCCCGATGAGCCTGAGCGACGCCGAACTCGAACGCTATGCCCGGCATATCGTATTGCGCGAGATGGGCGGCGGCGGACAGGCGCGGCTGAAGGCGGCAAGCGTGCTGGTGATCGGCGCGGGCGGGATCGGCTCACCCGCGATCCAGTATCTCGCGGCGGCAGGCATCGGCCATTTGACGATCGTCGATGACGACAAGATCGACCTTTCCAACCTCCAGCGCCAGACGTTGTTCGGGACTGCGGATATCGGCCGTTCCAAGGCCTCGACAGCCGCCGAGCGCGTGGCGTCGCTCAATCCGCATTGCCATGCCATCGGCATCGAGGAACGGCTCGACCGCTACACCGTCCACAACCGCCTCGAATTGCATGACGTCGTCATCGACGGTTCGGACAATTTCGAAACACGGCTGGCGGTGGCCGATGCGGCGTTCGATCTTCGCATTCCGCTGGTCAGCGCCGCGGTTTCCGAGTTCGAGGGGCAGCTCGGCGTCTATCGCGGCTGGGAGGCGGACAAGCCCTGCTATCGCTGCTTCGTCGGCCAGGATCCCGAGCGCGAGGGTGCCACATGCGCCGAACAGGGCGTACTGGGCGCGCTGACCGGGGTAATGGGTAGCCTCGCGGCGCTGGAGGTGATCCGCGCCATCGCACCGTTTGGGGAGGACGCGGCGGGTAAGTTACTGCTGGTGGATGCGCTGGCGCTCCGCTTTCGCACGATCACGCTTCCGAAAGATACGGGCTGTATGCAATGCGGCCAGGCAAAGACGGTGAGGACATGAAGAGCAAACGCGTTCTGGTGACGGGGTCGGCCGGTTTTATCGGTTTCCACGCAAGCAGCCTGTTGCTGCAGCAGGGCGCAACCGTGCTCGGCGTCGACAATTTCTCCGATTATTACGACGTCGCGCTAAAGGAAGCGCGCAACGACATGCTTTCGAACCATGCCGAATTCTCGGTCGCGCGGGTGTCGATCGAGGATGCGGAGGCTTTCGGTGCCGCCTGGCGGGCGTTCAAGCCCGATGTCGTCATCCACCTCGCCGCGCAGGCGGGCGTACGCTATTCGATCGACGCGCCGGCCAGCTATATCTCGACCAACCTGATCGGTACCTTCAACGTGCTTGAACTGGCGCGGCATGCTCCCCCCGAACATTTGCTGATGGCTTCGACCAGCTCGGTCTACGGCGCGAACACGAACATGCCGTTCGACGAATTGCAGCGTACCGCATCGCCGATGAGCCTCTATGCCGCGACCAAGGGCGCGACCGAGCTGATGGCGCACAGCTATGCGCATCTGTTCAAGACGCCGATCACGATGTTCCGCTTCTTCACGGTCTACGGCCCCTATGGCCGGCCGGACATGGCGCTGTTCAAGTTCGTCAAGGCGATCCTCGCGGATCAGCCGATCGACGTGTATAATAATGGCGAGATGGCCCGCGACTTCACCTATGTGGAGGATCTGGTCGAGGCAATCACGCGACTGGCGAAGGCGGTGCCTGGCGATGTGCCCGTCGAGGGCGACAGCCTCTCCCCCGTCGCACCGTTCCGCATCGTCAATATCGGTGGCGGCAACCTCACGCCGCTGATGGACTATATCGGCGCGGCGGAACGGGCACTAGGCAAGACCGCGATCAAGAATTTCATGCCGATGCAGCAAGGCGACGTGCCCGCGACCGAGGCATCCCCTGCCCTGCTCAAGCAGCTGACCGGCTATGTGCCGTCAACGACTCCCGAAGAAGGCGTGGCGCGCTTCGTCGAATGGTATCGCGCGCACTACGCGAGCTGATTTACAGCTCGAGCGGCACCATTCCCCAGCCGTCGAACATATAAGCCTTAGGCTCCGCATCGGCTTCGCGCAGTGCCGCCGCTTCCGGCTTTTCGAGCACCGCCTCGCCCGCGGCCTCGTTCTCCACAGTCTCGTCCACTCGCTATCCCCTTCGAGTCGCACGAAGTTTAGCGCAAAAGAAAGGGCCGGGGAAACCGCTCCCTTTCGGAAAACGGCTTCCCCGGCCCAATCTGGCGTCGCCGATCAGAAGCGGAAGCTGACCGAACCGCGGACCGTGCGGCTCTCGACATCCTTGCGCCCGATGGTCGTCTCGGCCGCGATCGACACATTCACCGAGCGCGTCTTTACGGTCAGACCGCCCGACACTTCGGCCCAGTCGCGATCGGCGGGGCTGAGGCTGAACAGCACGGGCGATGCCGTCGATCCGGCGAAGTTCGCCGTGAACAGCGTCGGACGCTCGCTGAGATCATAGACATAGGTGCCGTTGAGGAACGGCTTTACCCCATCGCCATTGCCCGCGATCGTCAGCCCGCCACGCAACTCCGAGCTGTGCACCGGCTGACGGTTATACTGGAGTGCAACCGGACCACCGGTCTCCACCGTGCGCGAGAAATCGATAAAGGTCGTGCGCCATGCGACGCGCGGCTTGACCGAGACCGGGCCCGCATCAAGCTTGTAGCTCAAACCGGCTTCGCTGGAGAAAGCAAGCGCACTGTCATCCGCGCGCAGCACATAGTTGGTGCCGACGAAGTTCACGGTCCGCTGGGTCAGCGTGTCGAGCAGGCCAGCGGTGACCTGCGCGTCGAGCGTGAGACCGCTGGAGGCCTCATATTTGCCATACAGCGTTCCCTGGATCAGCTCGGCCTTGGCGAGATGCGCCGCGACCGCGCCCGAGCTGTCCATCTTGTTGTAGGACAAGGCGAAACCGATCGCGCTTTGGTCGTCGATCAGCGTCTCGATGCCGCCTGCGACGTACCAGCCATCGAACTTGTCGCGGCCGGTGGCGATCGCCGAGGGCATCGGGGCGCTATTGCCCTCGACATAGCCGCCGGCGATGAAGCCGCTCATATTCTCCGGCAGCGCGCCTTCCTGTACGGTCGTCCGCTCATCGCCGCCGAGAATGCTCGGAGCGACCAGGTTCGACATGCTCCCCATGCTGAGCGACGCCACGCGCAACGGCTGGCCGATATGCGCGACGGTGCCGCCCGCGTTTCGGATGTCGAGCGACTCGAGACGATCGCGGAACAGGCTCGAGGTCGTATCGACCATCGCCGTGCCGAGCCCGCGCACCGTGGTTTCGGTGGTCGGAGCCAGTCCTTCGAGCGCCGCACGGATCGTGCCGGCATTCTGGAGATCGAGCGTGCCATAGATGCCGTCATAAGCGGCGGCGTTCGAACGGTTGCGATCGAGCAACGTTGCGTACGCGACCTGGACCGCAGAGCCGGTGTTGACCACCGAAGCATAGGTACTGGCCTGCACGGCGACGCGGACGGCATTCGCGGTATAAGTGACGGTCGGGCGCAGGATCGCGCTGAGCGTGGCCGGCGTCGCGAAGGTGCCGGTGATGCCGCCTTCCGCGGTCAGGATCGTGAAGTTCTGACCAGCACGCAGCGCGTTGGTGAAGTTGAACGCCAGCACACCGCCCAGATTGGCGCTGCCGGCGCTGGTGACGCCATTGGCCGTATTTGCGCGCACGGCGATGAGATCCGACGCACCGGTGCCCGACAGATCGACGAAATAGGTCGACCCAGAGGCCAGGACGAGGTTGCCGCCAATCGTCAGCGTGCCCGTCGTGCCCACGGTGCCAGGCGCGAACTGGCCCGTGACGCTGGTCAGGAACGGCGCGTTGATCCGGCCATTGCCGCTGATCAGGCCGCCGAAGAACGAATAGTCGCCGACCGAATTGAGGACGCCATCGACGGCGAGGGTGCCGGCGAAGTGATTGACGTTGATTAGCGAATTGAGCGTGCCCGCGCTGGTGATGGCCAGCGTCGCGCCGTTGCCACCGAAGGTCAGCCGATCGATGGTGACGCTCGAGCCGAGGGTGGTGGTGCCATTGGCGATCAGCGACACGTCGAAGTAACGGCCAAGCACGCCGGTGGTACGGACCGGATCGGAGTTGTTGGGCACGAAGTTGGTTGCCCCGGGAAGGCCATTGGCGAGCGTAGCCGCCGGCAGCGCCAGCGTCGTGATGCCGCCAGTCTGCGCCTCAAGCGTCGCCTGCTCACCATCGACCCGGATAATCGCGGGCTGGCTTACCGCCGTCGCAACGTCGCCGTTCGCCGGCTGATCCTCGGCGGTGCCGATCGGACGGGCTTCGACCACCTCGGTGTTCGTCCGCGTGTCCAGACAGTCGCTGGTGCCGCCCGACTGGAAGCAGATCTGGCCGAAATCGCCGCTCGTGCCGTTCTTTTGCTCGCCCGGATTGTTCGGAATGCCGTTCACCGGCTGACCGTCCGCACCGAGGATATAATAAGCCGGGTCGAGCGTCGTCTGCCAGTGCGTCGCGTCGGTCCAGTTGGCGTTGCCGGCCAGCGACGAGACGTAGTGATACGGGTTGTTCTGCGCGATCCAGTCCCAGTAGAGATACAGCGGCTGATAGAAGCTGACGGTGCCGTAGCTGTTGGCGGGCTGGCCGTTAA is a genomic window of Sphingomonas sp. containing:
- the moeB gene encoding molybdopterin-synthase adenylyltransferase MoeB encodes the protein MSLSDAELERYARHIVLREMGGGGQARLKAASVLVIGAGGIGSPAIQYLAAAGIGHLTIVDDDKIDLSNLQRQTLFGTADIGRSKASTAAERVASLNPHCHAIGIEERLDRYTVHNRLELHDVVIDGSDNFETRLAVADAAFDLRIPLVSAAVSEFEGQLGVYRGWEADKPCYRCFVGQDPEREGATCAEQGVLGALTGVMGSLAALEVIRAIAPFGEDAAGKLLLVDALALRFRTITLPKDTGCMQCGQAKTVRT
- a CDS encoding autotransporter domain-containing protein, whose product is MKIIRKPRVMRAALLASVAGMSLTMAGTAFAQDAGIDRPTSGELAAQGDTPRIDIDGALLESQGDGRIQVTEADPEILIANPGTPTTARDPVNITGIGQMITDQGGGFVGLCTSTLINPRTVIFAAHCVNTAAATSYGANSGGTAIGFGFETNTRANAAGQTDELVRWLLGGTGGAGKYQTNIAQAFYNANQVVYNPYSLEPEARGFLYGDVAMATLDTPAANIPTWALLFSPLTNTGTIGAAGTGFNVGIVGYGNNGTGEGGTAGTSDFRRRAAENIIGALTDLEKFEGFLFGGAPNGLKQNLYFMDFDDPRRGTGVAPSAFDFNAFRDNARAGANGGPSLEGITSQGDSGGPLILQNFTRQLVIGVLSGGYTRFFNGQPANSYGTVSFYQPLYLYWDWIAQNNPYHYVSSLAGNANWTDATHWQTTLDPAYYILGADGQPVNGIPNNPGEQKNGTSGDFGQICFQSGGTSDCLDTRTNTEVVEARPIGTAEDQPANGDVATAVSQPAIIRVDGEQATLEAQTGGITTLALPAATLANGLPGATNFVPNNSDPVRTTGVLGRYFDVSLIANGTTTLGSSVTIDRLTFGGNGATLAITSAGTLNSLINVNHFAGTLAVDGVLNSVGDYSFFGGLISGNGRINAPFLTSVTGQFAPGTVGTTGTLTIGGNLVLASGSTYFVDLSGTGASDLIAVRANTANGVTSAGSANLGGVLAFNFTNALRAGQNFTILTAEGGITGTFATPATLSAILRPTVTYTANAVRVAVQASTYASVVNTGSAVQVAYATLLDRNRSNAAAYDGIYGTLDLQNAGTIRAALEGLAPTTETTVRGLGTAMVDTTSSLFRDRLESLDIRNAGGTVAHIGQPLRVASLSMGSMSNLVAPSILGGDERTTVQEGALPENMSGFIAGGYVEGNSAPMPSAIATGRDKFDGWYVAGGIETLIDDQSAIGFALSYNKMDSSGAVAAHLAKAELIQGTLYGKYEASSGLTLDAQVTAGLLDTLTQRTVNFVGTNYVLRADDSALAFSSEAGLSYKLDAGPVSVKPRVAWRTTFIDFSRTVETGGPVALQYNRQPVHSSELRGGLTIAGNGDGVKPFLNGTYVYDLSERPTLFTANFAGSTASPVLFSLSPADRDWAEVSGGLTVKTRSVNVSIAAETTIGRKDVESRTVRGSVSFRF
- a CDS encoding NAD-dependent epimerase/dehydratase family protein translates to MKSKRVLVTGSAGFIGFHASSLLLQQGATVLGVDNFSDYYDVALKEARNDMLSNHAEFSVARVSIEDAEAFGAAWRAFKPDVVIHLAAQAGVRYSIDAPASYISTNLIGTFNVLELARHAPPEHLLMASTSSVYGANTNMPFDELQRTASPMSLYAATKGATELMAHSYAHLFKTPITMFRFFTVYGPYGRPDMALFKFVKAILADQPIDVYNNGEMARDFTYVEDLVEAITRLAKAVPGDVPVEGDSLSPVAPFRIVNIGGGNLTPLMDYIGAAERALGKTAIKNFMPMQQGDVPATEASPALLKQLTGYVPSTTPEEGVARFVEWYRAHYAS
- the dut gene encoding dUTP diphosphatase; translation: MLPPIQIRIQRLPHGESLPLPAYATDGAAGMDIVAAEALVIEPGQRHAVGTGFAMAIPEGYEVQVRPRSGLALKHGITCLNTPGTIDSDYRGEVKVILANLGDAPFTIARGDRIAQLVPAPVQRAGLEEVGSLDETARGSGGFGSTGV